The Triticum aestivum cultivar Chinese Spring chromosome 7B, IWGSC CS RefSeq v2.1, whole genome shotgun sequence genome window below encodes:
- the LOC123160422 gene encoding O-glucosyltransferase rumi, whose product MSLVLCVTSWMKGCSPAADEERAAMVPLPSPAGDEIVDKDLAAMHTKRCWTATARGGVGVAMAIFVLLALLLQTKWINLDAAYYTFSPAGTGFSQHGRGHSYTAPLIPIPLSCSNDTDTSSSTTAPPPAPSSSSNKRRYYPGVPPPLCPDYFRHIHTDMEPWRATGIARDAVERAQPHAQFRLVVLSGRAYVEKYRDSFQTRDVFTQWGILQLLARYPGRVPDVDIMFSTLDSPRVLAADYPSRSAAPPLFRYCKEESRELAILFPDWSFWGWPEVNVRPWAPLMEELVRENARLPWPEREPYAFWKGNPDVSEVRQDLFRCNNDTAAGKEWNARLFKQDWDAAGRNGFRDSDLTKQCRYRYKIYVQGHTWSVSEKYILACDSPMLAIDTPFRDFFSRGLVAGKHYWLIDPANKCRAVKFAVDWGNAHPAQARRMGEEGSGFTREEMGMDYVYEYMLNVLRQYSALLRYTPTVPERAVEVSLESMACPRRGREREFMMESREKCVAVDEPCTLPPPFTVDQVREMAVRDEQVRSKLLQMVRH is encoded by the exons ATGTCACTGGTGCTATGTGTAACTAG TTGGATGAAGGGTTGCTCTCCAGCAGCCGATGAGGAAAGGGCGGCGATGGTGCCTCTGCCTTCTCCAGCTGGGGATGAGATCGTCGACAAAGATCTGGCGGCGATGCACACCAAGCGGTGCTGGACGGCGACGGCAAGGGGCGGGGTTGGAGTGGCCATGGCCATCTTTGTGCTTCTTGCTTTGCTATTGCAGACCAAATGGATCAACCTCGACGCAGCT TACTACACGTTCTCGCCGGCGGGCACTGGGTTCAGTCAGCATGGACGCGGCCACTCATACACGGCGCCCCTGATACCCATACCATTGAGCTGCAGCAACGACACCGACACGTCGTCATCGACAACAGCGCCACCGCCAGCACCGTCCTCATCATCTAACAAACGGCGGTACTATCCCGGAGTACCGCCGCCTTTGTGCCCGGACTACTTCCGCCACATCCACACGGACATGGAGCCGTGGCGCGCGACGGGGATCGCGCGGGACGCGGTGGAGCGCGCCCAGCCCCACGCCCAGTTCCGGCTGGTGGTTCTGTCCGGCCGCGCCTACGTGGAGAAGTACCGCGACTCGTTCCAGACCCGGGACGTCTTCACGCAGTGGGGCATCCTGCAGCTGCTGGCCCGCTACCCGGGCCGCGTCCCGGACGTGGACATCATGTTCAGCACCCTCGACTCGCCCAGGGTGCTCGCCGCCGACTACCCGTCGCggtccgccgcgccgccgctctTCCGGTACTGCAAGGAGGAGTCGCGGGAGCTGGCCATCCTCTTCCCCGACTGGTCCTTCTGGGGCTGGCCGGAGGTGAACGTCCGCCCGTGGGCGCCGCTCATGGAGGAGCTCGTCCGGGAGAACGCGCGCCTCCCGTGGCCGGAGAGGGAGCCCTACGCGTTCTGGAAGGGCAACCCCGACGTGTCGGAGGTGCGCCAGGACCTGTTCCGGTGCAACAACGACACCGCCGCCGGCAAGGAGTGGAACGCGCGGCTGTTCAAGCAGGACTGGGACGCCGCCGGCCGGAACGGGTTCCGGGACTCGGACCTGACCAAGCAGTGCCGGTACAGGTACAAGATCTACGTGCAGGGGCACACGTGGTCGGTCAGCGAGAAGTACATCCTCGCGTGCGACTCGCCGATGCTCGCCATCGACACGCCCTTCAGGGACTTCTTCTcgcgggggctcgtcgccggcaagcaCTACTGGCTCATCGACCCGGCCAACAAGTGCCGCGCCGTCAAGTTCGCCGTCGACTGGGGCAACGCCCACCCGGCGCAGGCGCGGCGCATGGGCGAGGAGGGCAGTGGGTTCACGAGGGAGGAGATGGGCATGGACTACGTGTACGAGTACATGCTCAATGTGTTGAGGCAGTACAGTGCCCTGCTCCGGTACAcgcccaccgtgccggagagggcTGTGGAGGTCAGCCTCGAGTCCATGGCCtgccccaggcgcgggcgcgagAGGGAGTTCATGATGGAGTCCAGGGAGAAGTGCGTGGCCGTGGACGAGCCATGCACGCTGCCGCCGCCATTCACGGTCGATCAAGTCAGGGAAATGGCCGTGAGGGACGAGCAGGTGCGAAGCAAACTACTACAGATGGTGCGACATTAG